TTTGCGGCGAGCATTACACTCAGTGCAGGGGTTGCGTTGGGCTCGGCGGCTTACGTGCCGGTTGAGGACTGGTCGGGAGTTGAGCAATACAGCTTCACCATGGTGGGCGAGGACTATTGATATGAGTCACAGAGCATTGATTGGTTTGGTTGTTGTATCGGTTGCGCTGAATTTATTACTCGCCGGGGTGATCGGCGGGCATGTGCTTTCAGGGCAAGGGAGGTCCATCCAGCCTTTGGCATGGGCGCTTAGGGATATACCGCCCGATATTCGTGCGCAGGTCCGACCGATTGTGCGCGCGCATTCGCGCGAGGTGATGTCAGTGCAGCGCGACGTTCGAAGATCCGAGCGTCGACTGCGTCAGCTTATCGAGTCAGACACGTTAAATCGCGAGGATTTACAGCAGGCCTTGACTGACATGCGGGGGTCGGCCGTTCGCTATTACGAGGTTATCCATGCGGTGGGATTGGATGTCCTTTTGTCTCTTGAGGTGGATGAGCGTATTAAGGCGGCCCCGTACTTGTTTCGCCCGCCGGGCGCTAAGTCGGCGATGAGAAAGGGCGAAGGACGTCCTAGGCCACCTCGGCGTGATGCCGCCCCAAAACCCGATGAAACGGCGCCGCAGCCACAAAATTAGTCCTCTTATCGCAACCGCAATTATTCCCGGGTGAATAAATTAGGGTGAGGAAACCTGCGGGTTGGCCTACTATAGCCGCGCCTAAGAGGAGGGTAGCGGTACATGGAGTTTGTTTTCGATTTATTGTCGCCACTTCAGCTTGCTGCTGTGGGCGTCACGGCGTTCGCCGCTGCGCTCCTCAGAGCGTTTACGGGTTTTGGCTTTGCCATGATCGCAGTGCCCGTCTTCTCTTTACTCCTTTTACCCAATGAAGCGGTGGTGCTTGCCGCTGCGTTGACGGTCGTTGTGAGTTCAACGAGCTACAAAGAGTGGTGGGGTAAGTTTCCAGTGGATCAGTTCCTGCCAATGATCGCGGGTTCGTTGGCGGGCACGGCTGTGGGAGTTTATCTCTTAAGCGGTATGTCTCGCTCAGAGTTTCAACTTTGGATTGGTCTGTGCGTTATTGCTGCGACGCTGGCTACGGCCCTTGTTAAACCATCGACAAAGCAGAGGGTCCCTAAGCCTCTCACAGCCGGTACGGGTGTAGCATCGGGTTTGATGAACGGTGCTTTTGCGATTCCCGGACCACCGGTGGTGGTCTATGCCATGGCCGTTATTGCCGAGCCCGCTGCGGCTCGCGCCTTTCTTATGGCGTTTTTCTTCGCCTCCAATGTGCTCGCGGTCATGATGTTCAGTGTCGCGGGAATGGTCACGGCGACGCCGCTGGTGCTGTTGCTCTTAGCATTTCCGCTGAGCTTCTTAGGTGATTTGTTAGGGCATTACGCTTTTCGCCGATTTGGCGGCGCGTCTTATCGCCCAGTTGCGCTTTTGGTGGCCCTAGCCCTGGGTGGTTGGAATACCTACGCGGGCTTGCAGTAGCCTTACTGCTTCACGTTTTCCCGAACAATCCGGGCTTTATCGCGCTGCCAATCGCGCTGCCTTTCTGTGTCGCGCTTGTCATGCTGCTTCTTACCTTGAGCTATGGCGATCTTGGCTTTCACGAGGTGGCCTTTCCAGTAAAGCGCGGTACAGACACAGGTTTGGCCCTGTTGAGTGATCGCCTGATTGAGCTTGGCGAGCTCTTTTTTGTGCAAGAGTAGTTTTCGTGAACGAGCTTTTTCTACCACGTAGTGCGTGGATACCGTATCGAGGGGACTTAACTGCGCGCCGAGCAAAAAGGCCTCGCCTTTGGTCATAACAACAAAGGAATCAGTGAGCTGAACGCGACCGGCTCGAAGCGCCTTGACCTCCCACCCCATAAGGGCGACACCCGCTTCAAATGTGTCGAGCAGGTGGTATTCAAACCGAGCACGTTTGTTCTGCGCTATGGTGTTGTCTGCTGGTTTTTTTGTTTTGCCTTTACCCATCGCCGCATTATACGCATGGCGGACTGCACTGTCTGATGTTTATAGTATCGGTATTGTTTAGTGGAAGATTGAATTGGACAACAACGTTCAACAGCCGTGGCGAGGCCAAACCACCCTCGTTCTAGCGCTTCTTGCTGTCGCCCTCGGGTTGGGCAATGTCCTCCGTTTGCCGTTCATCATCGGTGAGCAAGGCGGTGGTGCCTTCTTGCTCGTTTACTGTGCCGTGCTTGCGATCGTGGTGGGGCCTTTGCTCATTGCAGAGTTAACACTGGGAAGTTTGGGGCGCGCATCCCCCATGGGTTCGATTCAATGGGTGGCGTCGCTTGCGGGGCGCGATACGCGTTGGCGTTGGATTGGCGCGTTGCAGGCGCTACTTGCTTTCTTGGTCGCTACGTTATTGCTGGTGCCGATTGTCGTGGGGACTGAAGCGGCCTATGCCATCTATCAGGGCCAGTGGGGCGCTGCGAGCGCCGGAGAGATCGTTAGTGCGCTGTCGGAAATTGAAACGGCAGACCACCTCAGAATCTTAGCCCTAGTTGTTGGGGTCGTTGTCTTTATTGCGCTACCTGGGCCACAGGTTGTACTGAGTATCGTTGGCTGGATTCTCGTGCCCCTGATCCTTGGCATGCTCTACGTGGCGCTCGGCTTTGCTTTAGATGTGGGTGATTTATCGGCTGCCAATGAATGGCTTTTTAAGTTTCGTCCAGAGCAACTCTCTCGGCAGGGCATTCTAACGGCGGCGCTCGCCGCGTTATCAACACTTGGCGCTGGGGTGGGCATCGGGCTTGTCTTTGGCAGCCGCTCGCCACAAGGGCTACCGCTCATTCGGTCTGTGGTTGCCGTTGGCATTCTCGACACCGCTATCATGCTCGTCACAGCCATCGTTATTGTGGCGGTTACCGCGGCAGTTGATGTGGAGATGACACAGGGCTTGGCGCTACTTGTGGTATCACTGCCCTATGCCTTCGTAAATCTTCCAACGGGCGAGCTTTATGGCTTGTTGATTATGGCGTCGATCTTGTTATCAAGCCTCGCGGCGCTGATTGCCCTCATCGAACCCATGGTTGCCATATTGCGGCGCGAAATGGAAATACCCCGCTTCATTGCCATGAGCATTATTGCGCTCTTGTTGTATGGTGCGTCGTCAGTGGCGATTACCGAAGATGGCCTTCGGCAGACCATTGACGGATGGCTGGTACCACTCCTGATTCCCTGTGTGCTGGGCATTACCGCGCTCTTCACGGGCTGGCGGATTCCCAGGCCCATTTTGCGAGCTGAGAAGTATCGCGAGCCCTTCCTATTATTTTATGGCTGGTTTTTGTTACTTCGCTGGGTGGCGCCTATTTTGTGTTTCACGCTCGGTATACTCACGCTACTTAGATTGACGAATTAATGGAGTCAGTTTGGCAACAACCATAAACAAGACGGCACTCCTGCCACACTCGGCCCAGACCATGTTTGATCTTGTCGCTGACATTGCCCGCTACCCCGAGTTTTTGCCGGGTTGCTCGGGTGCACAGGTTCTTGAGCAAACAGATAATGAAGTGGTTGCGCGTCTCGATCTGACCAAAGCGGGCGTGACGCAGTCGTTTGTAACGCGCAACACGAACACCCCACACACCTCCATTACTCTGGCACTTGAAGACGGTCCCTTTGACTCGCTAGGGGGGGAGTGGCGATTTGACGCGTTGAGCGAGGATGCCTGTCGTGTATCGCTCGATCTGTCGTTCCAATTGCGATCCGGTCTGCTTAAGATGGCGGCCAGTCGTTTGTTCGAAAGCGTCGCCAACGATATGGTTGACGCCATGGTGTTACGTGCGAATCAACTTAAAAAAGAGAAGGCTAATTAGCGCATGTCGGAAATGATCACCGTTGAAGTCGCCTATGCGCTGCCAGAGAAGCAGCGTATAGAGAGGTTGTCTGTGGCGACGGGGACGTCGGCGCTGCAGGCGGTTGAGCAAGCGAACCTTGGGCGTTTCTTTGATGAACTACCCGACACTTCCGCTATGAAGCTTGGGATCTTTGGGAAGGCGATTCCCCCCACACATGAGTTGCAGGATGGCGAACGAATCGAAATTTATCGTGACCTACTCATTGACCCGAAAGCGGTTAGGCGCGCCAGAGCCGAAAAAGCGAAAGCGGAACGCGCGGAGACCTAGAGCGCAGTACTTTCGTTAGCCCCTTGGTCAGGCGTTTTTTCTGAGAGTTCTTCTGATGCGTCATCGGCCGACTCAACGGGGTCAGGCTCTGGCCAGTTCTCGCCAACCAAGTCACCCTCAACGTC
The Candidatus Paraluminiphilus aquimaris genome window above contains:
- a CDS encoding periplasmic heavy metal sensor produces the protein MSHRALIGLVVVSVALNLLLAGVIGGHVLSGQGRSIQPLAWALRDIPPDIRAQVRPIVRAHSREVMSVQRDVRRSERRLRQLIESDTLNREDLQQALTDMRGSAVRYYEVIHAVGLDVLLSLEVDERIKAAPYLFRPPGAKSAMRKGEGRPRPPRRDAAPKPDETAPQPQN
- a CDS encoding sulfite exporter TauE/SafE family protein; its protein translation is MEFVFDLLSPLQLAAVGVTAFAAALLRAFTGFGFAMIAVPVFSLLLLPNEAVVLAAALTVVVSSTSYKEWWGKFPVDQFLPMIAGSLAGTAVGVYLLSGMSRSEFQLWIGLCVIAATLATALVKPSTKQRVPKPLTAGTGVASGLMNGAFAIPGPPVVVYAMAVIAEPAAARAFLMAFFFASNVLAVMMFSVAGMVTATPLVLLLLAFPLSFLGDLLGHYAFRRFGGASYRPVALLVALALGGWNTYAGLQ
- the smpB gene encoding SsrA-binding protein SmpB; amino-acid sequence: MGKGKTKKPADNTIAQNKRARFEYHLLDTFEAGVALMGWEVKALRAGRVQLTDSFVVMTKGEAFLLGAQLSPLDTVSTHYVVEKARSRKLLLHKKELAKLNQAITQQGQTCVCTALYWKGHLVKAKIAIAQGKKQHDKRDTERQRDWQRDKARIVRENVKQ
- a CDS encoding type II toxin-antitoxin system RatA family toxin, which codes for MATTINKTALLPHSAQTMFDLVADIARYPEFLPGCSGAQVLEQTDNEVVARLDLTKAGVTQSFVTRNTNTPHTSITLALEDGPFDSLGGEWRFDALSEDACRVSLDLSFQLRSGLLKMAASRLFESVANDMVDAMVLRANQLKKEKAN
- a CDS encoding RnfH family protein, coding for MSEMITVEVAYALPEKQRIERLSVATGTSALQAVEQANLGRFFDELPDTSAMKLGIFGKAIPPTHELQDGERIEIYRDLLIDPKAVRRARAEKAKAERAET